The Exiguobacterium mexicanum genome includes a window with the following:
- the sdhA gene encoding succinate dehydrogenase flavoprotein subunit — protein sequence MANQSLIVIGGGLAGLMATIKSAEMGVPVKLFSLVPVKRSHSVCAQGGINGAVNTKGEGDSPWQHFDDTVYGGDFLANQPPVQKMAEAAPKIIHMFDRMGVMFNRTPEGLLDFRRFGGTLHHRTAYAGATTGQQLLYALDEQVRRYEAQGLVEKYEGWEFLRAIIDEAGVCRGAVCQDLRSMEIKAFPSDAVILATGGPGVIFGKSTNSVINTGQAAGAVYRQGAVYANGEFIQIHPTAIPGDDKLRLMSESARGEGGRVWTYKDGKPWYFLEEKYPAYGNLVPRDIATREIFDVCVNQKLGVNGENMVYLDLSHKDSKELDIKLGGILEIYEKFVGDDPRKVPMKIFPAVHYSMGGLWVDYDQMTNIPGLFAAGECDYSMHGANRLGANSLLSAVYGGMEAGPAAVHYMRGLDQATESVAEALFNFNEREEIERFNDILAMDGTENAYQIHRELGELMTDNVTVVRYNDKLEATDLKLRELRERYNNISATDTARWSNQGASFIRQLDHMLDLARVITLGALKRDESRGAHYKPDFPERDDDKFMKTTMARYNAGEVDISYEEIDVSLIPPRKRDYSKKGAKTK from the coding sequence GGACTCATGGCGACAATCAAGTCGGCTGAGATGGGTGTTCCGGTAAAACTATTCTCGCTTGTACCGGTCAAGCGTTCACATTCAGTTTGTGCACAAGGCGGCATCAACGGTGCCGTCAACACGAAAGGGGAAGGGGATTCTCCTTGGCAACACTTTGATGACACGGTCTATGGGGGCGACTTCCTCGCCAACCAACCGCCGGTCCAAAAGATGGCGGAAGCGGCACCGAAGATCATCCATATGTTCGACCGCATGGGCGTCATGTTCAACCGGACGCCAGAAGGTCTTCTCGACTTCCGTCGTTTCGGCGGTACGCTCCATCACCGTACGGCTTACGCCGGTGCGACGACGGGGCAACAGCTCCTGTACGCACTAGACGAGCAGGTTCGTCGCTACGAGGCGCAAGGGCTCGTCGAGAAGTATGAAGGCTGGGAGTTCCTCCGGGCCATCATCGATGAAGCAGGTGTGTGCCGTGGTGCGGTCTGTCAGGATTTGCGCTCGATGGAAATTAAAGCGTTCCCATCGGACGCGGTCATCCTCGCGACAGGCGGCCCAGGTGTCATCTTCGGCAAATCGACGAACTCGGTCATCAACACCGGCCAAGCGGCTGGAGCAGTCTATCGTCAAGGTGCGGTCTATGCGAACGGTGAGTTCATCCAAATCCACCCGACGGCGATCCCGGGGGACGACAAGCTTCGTCTCATGAGTGAATCGGCGCGCGGTGAAGGCGGACGTGTCTGGACGTATAAAGACGGTAAGCCATGGTACTTCCTTGAAGAGAAGTATCCGGCCTACGGAAACCTCGTGCCGCGTGATATCGCGACGCGTGAGATCTTCGACGTCTGTGTCAACCAAAAGCTCGGCGTCAACGGCGAGAACATGGTGTACCTCGATTTGTCGCATAAAGACTCAAAAGAGCTCGACATCAAGCTCGGCGGGATCCTTGAGATTTACGAGAAGTTCGTCGGCGACGATCCACGAAAAGTCCCGATGAAGATCTTCCCGGCCGTTCACTATTCGATGGGCGGACTATGGGTCGACTACGATCAGATGACAAACATCCCAGGCCTGTTCGCAGCCGGTGAGTGCGATTACTCGATGCACGGTGCGAACCGTCTCGGGGCCAACTCGCTCTTGTCTGCCGTATACGGCGGGATGGAAGCCGGTCCGGCGGCCGTTCACTACATGCGCGGTCTCGACCAGGCGACAGAGAGCGTGGCAGAAGCGCTCTTCAACTTCAACGAACGTGAAGAAATCGAGCGGTTCAATGACATCCTCGCGATGGACGGTACGGAAAACGCGTATCAAATCCACCGTGAGCTCGGCGAACTCATGACCGACAACGTCACGGTCGTTCGTTACAACGACAAGCTCGAGGCGACGGACCTCAAACTCCGTGAGCTTCGTGAACGCTATAACAACATCTCCGCGACCGACACGGCTCGCTGGAGCAACCAAGGGGCATCGTTCATCCGACAACTCGACCACATGCTCGACCTCGCGCGCGTCATCACGCTTGGCGCGTTGAAACGTGACGAGAGCCGTGGCGCTCATTACAAACCGGACTTCCCGGAACGTGATGACGACAAGTTCATGAAGACGACGATGGCACGTTACAACGCAGGGGAAGTCGATATCTCGTATGAAGAGATCGACGTTTCGTTAATCCCGCCACGCAA